In the Arachis hypogaea cultivar Tifrunner chromosome 20, arahy.Tifrunner.gnm2.J5K5, whole genome shotgun sequence genome, TTTGatgaaaatacttagatttttttcaccaaaattgatggccttgcacttagATAGCTGCTGCCAATAACTCTCTTCCTGAATAGCAATAATCTCATACTCTTTCCATAATTTCTTTTAGAGATTTTCCAAAAAAGGATTATGGTTGAAAGAGAGATTATGATTAATACCATCCAGTCTAAGCAtgattctttgttttcttctaaaGATGTTGTCGAAAACCTCTTTATTCCAAACGTTTGCCTTATCCGTAAAGATTGAAATATTTCTAATAAGATCCCCTTCTTTACACGAGCAACTTTTAACAAGATTATTATAATCTTCATGAAGAAGCCACGGTGCAAGGAGTCTAAACGGTCTGTCCCTACTTTCCTCATTGGTAGCATTAACGTCGAGAAGAATAGGAAGGTGGTCTGACTTGAGTTTAGAGAGGTGTTTCACCCCGACAGTTGGGAACATATTATTATAACTCAGATTGCAAAGAAATCTGTCTAGCCGTCGCTTTATATTGTTCCTCTGCCATGTGAAAGGAGGACCAAAGAAACCCATGTCGCTGACCCTGCAGTTTTGGATGCAATCCCTAAACATGATAGTATCTTGAGATAGATTAGAGCTTCCCACTGAATCATCTAAAGAGGTAATAGAGTTGAAATCCCCTCCTATACACTAAGACCTCTCCAAACCATGAGCAAGATTCTTGAGATCGTTCCAGAGGTTGCTCATATTGATAGCCTGCGAATTATCATAAATAGTTGTGAAAAATCAGCTATCATTGTTGTTGTCTTTGACCCTCATATGGACATTGTTTTTGAATACTCAGAGGCTCAACAGACCATATAGACTTGTTCTAGAGACACCAAATACCGCCTACAAAGCCTTCCACCTCACTAATACACCAAGAGTCAAAATCTAGTTTACGAATGTTGCACTCAACTTTGTGACCTGAGACATGGGTTTCAAGTAAAACACATAAATTCATCTTATAACGATAGGAAAAATCTTTAATAAGAATATAAAATCATTTAGAAGAGGTTCTCTGCAATTCCAAATCATAATATTCATGATAAAACAATAAAGTAataaaggaaagagaaaaacatcctGAAAAAGCCAGTGACTTAAGCATGCATTGGCTTGTCTTCAAGAGTTAGGTCCTCCATGCTAGAGCTTTGGGGATAGTCCTCCTTTCTGTTGACCTGTGCTATCACCATGGCTGCATCTATGATTGTTGCACTACTAGATTCTCTTTGGTTAGGGGGTTTACTAGCATAATCTTTGTTGTTTTGATTGCTCCCCCCCCCTCCCATaatcttggtgatgagcttgacTAATTGTTGCTTTCATTAGGAGTAGAGATTTGAAAAATGCTCTGTATCTGGCTTATAGATTTAACTTGTTTTGCTTATGGGTTATTCTTCTTACTGATGATAGCACTCTTTCCTTTGATGCTTAAGAtagttgatttacttttctggaaACCTTTTTGCTTGTTACTGTTATTTCCATATTTGGATTTCTGTTGTGAACATTTTTTCTCATTAACTTCAAATTGTTGAGCATCATTTGGAATGTTGATTTTCACAAGATCTTGGAATTCCTTTTTTTCCTCCGGTTTCTCCTCGACAAGAGCGTGGAATCTTGAAGCTTAAAGACCTTCCTTATTTTCTTTGGTTAGGCCATCAGGTTTGACTATGTTCCTTCTTAGACTTTTTTTGGCAATCATCCATGGGCCAAAAGGATTAGTTTCCTTATCTGCATTAACTCCTTGATGATCTTATATTAAATTAGAtgatttttgcttttgattgTGGAGATCGTTAGTGCTCATTGAAGACGTTTCCTGATTTTTCTCTTTAGTGATTTCCTTCCTTTCTTAAAAGTGCTAACTTGGCTCTGATCCCGAAGATTGCTCCTAACCGTTGGGTTTTTtctcactgtcatgcctcccacCTTCCTCCGCCGCTGGTGGCACCTTATTGGAAGCTTCTTCCATAGATTTAGAACAATTTTCTTTCCTATGGCCATAACGACCACAGTTAAAACAAATGTGATGTATCCCTTCATATTGAATATAGAATTTCTATACATAATCTTGCAAAGCATCCCAGAGAATGAATTGACGTAAGATCATCCACTTTAAGCATAATACCTAACATTTTCAAACTTTTCAGAAAAAAAGTATTTGTTATACAACTCAGCTGGTAAGTTTTGAATCCTTATCCAAACAGCAACTTTCTGGACTTCTAGTTCTTGCGGAATGAAAAGCAGCCTCCACATCTGAACTAGGAGATAGTGATCCGCAATCATTCAAGGACCTTCGAATAGGACATGGACGTAATCATCTTGGCTTGTGAATCTAACTAAGAAGAAATTCTCCGCCAGATCCATAACTTTTATAGAGCCATTTTTAACCCATCTTCTTTGCACTCACCTATCCAAGGCTTGGAGGTTGAGTACCTTACCCaatgatttgataattaaaaaaagtttctAAGATATGCACTCTTCATATTCTTCTAGAGAGACTTCTATAATCGGATTAAGATTGGAAGAATCTGAAACATCTAAACTTGGTTCAATAGAGGGGTCTTTTAGGAGATACTCCTCTGACACTATCTCTACGATTTCATAGGGATTAAGCTTTCTAAATTCATCATCTACCACTATGTCTCAATAAGATCTTCTGGGAGCTATATTGGTATTTAGGTTGGCTTGATTGTTTTCTTGGTTCACATCTTTATCtatattttactttttcaaattatttggcTTCACTACAACCTCTTCCATAGCATGATCCTTCTTATTTTCTTCCTTCATTCTCACTTTTTTAGTGCTTCTAACTACTTGATTTTCTTCCTCCAACAAAAATTTGATTGTATCACAGTATTGAGAGTCAATGCTCATTGTCTAAatgataatattttgtaaaaaatcatttgctttttcatataaaaaatcatttttattaatagGTCCGTTTACCACATTTAAAAAGCAACAGCAGCTTGACCACAATTTACTTAATCAAAAAGagataaataaaaaaggaaaatactcccgtaactaaaatttattaattgtAAGACAAATGATCACACTAGTCATATCAACAATTTCATTACAGTCTTGAACCACAAAAATAAatatcagcatgccacgtgttaGCGAAAAAGAATACCACATAACATCTATATGTATGTGGACAATGTTTTTTTGCAATAAATATCATAGAATCTTCCCTTATTTATAACACGTTTTTGTACACTTCAAGATTGTTCTAAAAAGgagatataaattaaaaaataagccaAATCATTTATTGTGTGTATGACCACCATAGTTACATAATTTCAAGCGATAGATCCacgtaatctcaattcttttctGAAATTGAACATAGAAGTGACaggtatatatatctatataaagCAACGAACTTTTTCCCAATTATATGTTTCAAATTTTGAGTGAAATCActatccatcatcatcatcatgcatcaCGCGTGACACAGCCACATTTTCCTCCAATATATCTTCGAATGTGAATCTAATAAACTTCTCTGAATAAAACAACAcgattaattgaaaaatattaaaaaattatcaaaatttattattattaattattatttttaattaataattcaatatttttaattaaataattaaaataaaattttttaatcttcTAACATTCAATCCTCACAACTCGCAAATTGTTTATATCTCACATTTTTTTTAAGGTTGAGTACCATTTATACtcacgaaagttgaaaacgctgacacatctacttataaaaaaaaaaaagaaaattaccatttgtacccataaaacatgagtttcatataataaaattatccaaacactaaaaaatcacataaaaatccCAAAATACCCTTATCATCATCCGCATCATCTTTTTTCCACCACTGTCACCACTACCACTAACCCATCTCCTCTCTCTCCTTCCATTTTCTGAGCTCGTCGCTGCTGCCATATTCCGTCAACGCTGCCAActctttcctctttctctttctctccctttccttctgtgttttgtttttctctctcttcttcttcttctttgaattctcaaCCCAGAAAAAGGGCTtcaccatcatcaacaacaagaacCATCTTCAGATTCCTTGCCCCCACACTCTCTCTTACCTGCAAAATCTCTTTAAGTTGACTCATAATCCGTTTGTCCCTCCTCCTAGTGTACCCCAAACCCTAACCCCAATTCCCAACTCCAACATTGGAATCGATGATCTCAGAAAATTAGGGTTTTCAGTCGAAACTGCcgctactactactactaatataagCAATAACAGCAACACTATAGTTAATGCTTTTGTTCTTGCTGAAATTAAAGTTTGGGTCTTGCCTAAGGAGGTTGAAGATTGAGTTATGGAAAGGAgcgagaagaaaataaaaaacaggaAACTCAAAGTGGTGAAGGGCATGGATGAATTGGGCCACGAAAGTGACTCATCTGCCGTTTGAAACCACACCACACCTACAAATTTCTCCCTTCTCAATTTCATAGCATTTGCTTTTTATGTGGATATGTCACTGTcttcttcattttttctctttgctttttctattgttgttgttgttgttgttgttgttgttgttgttgctttatGTGAAAAAGATGATGATAGAGGTAtaatggtgatggtggtggtagtAGTGATGAAGGAAATGAGGTGGTGATACCCTTAACCTTAAACTCAAAGTTTGGCTCAGGCGAGGTGAGACGgaaggagagaagaaggggtGGATGATGTAATAAGGATAATTTGGGATTTTTATGTGATtctttagtgtttggataattttgttatataaaaTTCATGTTTTATAGGTAcaaatttggataattttgttatataaaaTTCATGTTTTATAGGTAcaaatttggataattttgttatataaaaTTCATGTTTTATAGGTAcaaatagtaattttttttttatgaatagatTTGTCAGCATTTTTAACTTTCGTAGatagaaatggtagtttattcTTTAAGATTTGTGCGTGTATATATAGTAATATATAGTTATTTTAAAAGGTGTTTTCATGTTTggatttattttcattattttgaagcCGACACCTAACAAACTATATATTCAGAAAACATGATTgaatactttatgttttatttatctgc is a window encoding:
- the LOC140182917 gene encoding uncharacterized protein, with the protein product MGGGGSNQNNKDYASKPPNQRESSSATIIDAAMVIAQAINMSNLWNDLKNLAHGLERVSDMGFFGPPFTWQRNNIKRRLDRFLCNLSYNNMFPTVGVKHLSKLKSDHLPILLDVNATNEESRDRPFRLLAPWLLHEDYNNLVKSCSCKEGDLIRNISIFTDKANVWNKEKLWKEYEIIAIQEESYWQQLSKCKAINFGEKNLSIFIKEQTVEEGETRSVALRIMKTNGQIMFPKIKETDLSLISREVTAEEVKHAVFSMGSWRAPEMDGLPANFFQHSWDIITVSLVKWVKMIFNKSEDIVRVN